One Vicinamibacteria bacterium genomic window carries:
- a CDS encoding acyl carrier protein: MRAETFDRVRGIIARFRSLPLEKVSEDSRLQEDLELDSLDALDLIFEIEEEFKVSVPDDRVSEFRTVRAVCDGIEALQNTAAPAR, from the coding sequence GTGCGTGCCGAGACCTTCGACCGCGTGCGTGGCATCATCGCCCGCTTCCGGAGCCTCCCCCTTGAAAAGGTGAGCGAGGATTCGCGACTCCAGGAAGACTTGGAGCTTGACTCGCTAGACGCTCTCGACCTGATTTTCGAGATCGAGGAGGAGTTCAAGGTCTCGGTGCCGGATGATCGGGTCAGCGAGTTCCGGACGGTGCGGGCGGTCTGCGACGGCATCGAGGCGCTACAGAACACGGCCGCTCC